One segment of Stenotrophomonas sp. SAU14A_NAIMI4_8 DNA contains the following:
- a CDS encoding XVIPCD domain-containing protein, translating into MSRDRESQLLRQATAAGIDSPRELANFMAQAGHESRGLSRLNESFNYTRGISQIPVEAAWRNGNDALESARQEALRGRPEALAELMYGGRLGNDAPGDALTYHGRGYLPLTGKDAYARAGQALDLDLLNHPELAAQPEHAGRIAVWQWQQHVPEQAREDVREATYAINGAMNGVEDRLRRFDGWQQKLTPDVMERLGRGEVGERAAVARDMTDPSHVGHGLFLGARNGLQQLGPGSGLRTPQELDNAAAALAAGAHKAGLQQIDHVVAGADGRMLFAVQGNMGDPAMQRCAVERVQATQQPLEESSRQLAADATARQEQSASINREQEQQRSRTL; encoded by the coding sequence GTGTCGAGGGATAGGGAGTCGCAACTGCTGCGGCAGGCGACTGCGGCAGGCATCGATTCGCCACGCGAGCTGGCCAATTTCATGGCCCAGGCGGGGCACGAGTCGCGCGGCCTGTCGCGTCTGAACGAGAGCTTCAACTACACCCGGGGCATCTCGCAGATTCCGGTGGAAGCGGCGTGGCGCAACGGCAACGACGCGCTGGAGTCGGCGCGCCAGGAGGCCCTGCGTGGGCGCCCGGAGGCGCTGGCCGAGCTGATGTACGGCGGCCGGCTGGGCAACGATGCGCCAGGCGATGCGCTGACCTACCACGGGCGCGGCTATCTGCCGCTGACCGGAAAGGACGCTTACGCGCGCGCCGGCCAGGCGCTGGATCTGGATCTGTTGAACCACCCCGAGCTGGCCGCGCAGCCCGAACACGCTGGTCGCATCGCGGTCTGGCAGTGGCAGCAGCACGTACCGGAGCAGGCGCGCGAGGATGTGCGCGAGGCAACCTATGCCATCAATGGTGCGATGAACGGGGTGGAGGATCGGCTGCGGCGCTTCGATGGCTGGCAGCAGAAGCTGACCCCCGACGTGATGGAGCGCCTGGGGCGTGGCGAGGTGGGCGAACGCGCCGCGGTGGCGCGCGATATGACCGATCCCAGCCACGTCGGCCATGGCCTGTTCCTGGGCGCGCGCAACGGGTTGCAGCAGCTTGGGCCGGGCAGTGGCCTGCGCACGCCGCAGGAACTGGACAACGCGGCCGCCGCGCTGGCGGCAGGCGCGCACAAGGCCGGGCTGCAACAGATTGACCACGTGGTCGCTGGCGCGGACGGGCGCATGCTGTTTGCAGTGCAGGGCAACATGGGCGACCCGGCCATGCAGCGCTGTGCGGTGGAACGCGTGCAGGCCACCCAGCAACCGCTGGAAGAAAGCAGCCGGCAACTGGCGGCCGATGCCACTGCACGGCAGGAACAGTCGGCTTCGATCAACCGCGAGCAGGAACAGCAGCGCTCGCGAACGCTGTAA